The sequence CCGTCCAGCCTGCCGTCATCAGAATCACCTTCCTCACGTTCACCATCATAATTCAACTCGACCTGAATGTACCATTGATCCTTCTGGCGAGTCGTCCATGACAGTTCCACCCCTTCCCAAGAGAAAAGATGGTTTCCCTTTCTCCATTGGATAGCCCCGGCCGGATCCAGTTCAAACTCATATTCGTCCGAACCGGCGTAGGCGGTTTCGTATTCAACCCCCAAGCCAAGAGCAACTCCCCAGCCAGAGCCTCGGGTGAAGTCCGGGGTAAATGGCAGGGGAAACAGGGGTGTCTCGTCCTCAGCGTGAGCCGCTGTTAGAGTGAGGACGCTCATCGCCGTTACAATAGCTGCTATCAGTTTGAGTTTTTTCATTGGCCTCTCCCTTCTCCGCTTGTATGGCCCTATAGATTTCCTCATCATATCGTAAAATTCGGCAGCCGCGTTGATACCTTACAAAGAACAATCGGGACACTCCCCGGTTTTTACTAACGGGACACGATAGACGGAAACAGAAGAGGCCGGCCCCGATGGGGCCGGCCTCTCTTGCTGGGAAGGGGTGGACGGTTCGTTTATTCGCCGCCGGAGCCTGGAGGCTGGCGGGGGATGCGAACGGTGAAGGTCGCCCCCTCCCCGGGACTGCTCTCCACGGCGATCCGCCCCCCGAGAGCCTGAACGATCCCGTAGGAGACGGAGAGGCCAAGGCCGGTCCCCTCGTCCTTGGTGGTGAAGAAGGGGTTGAAGATCTTCTCGCGGGTCGCCGCGTCCATCCCCGGGCCGGTGTCGGCGACGGCCAGGACGACCTCCCGCTCGTCGAACCGCGAGCGGACGGTCAGCCTCCCCTCCCCGTCCATCGCCTGCAGCCCGTTGACCACGATGTTGGTCAGCACCTGGCGCAGCCGCGGCCCGTCGCTGGAGATGGGGGGCAGCTCTAGGTCGAGCTCCTCGATCACCTCGACACGGCCGAGCTCGACCTGGTGGCTGACCTGGGAGAGGATCTCGGCGAGCAGGCCGTTGAGCTCGACGGTGTCGAACCGGAACGACTGCTCGCGGGCGAAGGTCAGCATGTTCTGGGTGATCAGGGAGATCCTCTCGGTCTGCTTGAGGATCTCGTCGGCCTCTTCCCGCCCGGAGGCGCCGGGGGGCAGCTCCATCTGCAGGATCTCGACGTTGCCGCGGATGATGGCGGCGGGGTTGTTGATCTCGTGGGCGACCCCGGCGGCCAGCGAGCCGATGGCGGCAAGCTTTTCGCTGCGCAGCAGCTCCTGCTGGGCTGCGATGAGCTCGAGGCTCTTCTCCTCGAGCTGACGGGTGCGGACGGCCACCTCCCCTTCCAGTTCGCGGTTGAGGCGGTTGAGGTCGTTCTCCCGCTCCTTGAGGGCGGTAGCCATCCGGTTAAAGGTGCCGGTCAGGTGGCCGATCTCGTCGCGCGTGGTCGCCTCGATCTCGAGGTCGCGCTTGCCGGCGGCCACCTGCAGGGCCATGGCGTTGAGCTTGAGGACCGGGCGGCACAGCGCCTTGGAGATGACGCGGGCCAGCAGGTAGCCGAGACCGCAGCCGAGCAGGAGCAGGCCGAGGAGGGTCAGGGCCGAGCGGGTCTTGAGGGCGTTGAAGGGCTCCTCGAGCAGGCCGACGTAAAGGGCGCCGATGGCTGCGCCGGAGGCGTCGAGGATCGGTTCGTAGGCGGTCAGGTACCACCGGTCGACGACCCGGGCCCGATCGATCCAGGTCTCCCGGCGCTCGAGGACGGCCCGGGCGACCTCGGCCGAGACGCGGGTGCCGATCGCCCGCTCGCCGCCGCTCAGTCGGATGGTGGTGGCCGCCCGCAGATCCCCCAGGAAGATGGTGGCGCTGCCGGTCCCGGTCCCGGGTCCGGTGTTCGCCAGGGACGTGGGGCCGTAGACGATCTCCTCGATCCGGTCGACCAGGGGCAGGTTGCCGTTGAGCAGGATGCCGCCGTAGAGGCAGCCGGCGACACGGCCGTCGGGGCCGGCGACGGGACTGGCGCCGACCAGCAGCAGGCCGCGCTCTTCGAGCACGGCCGGGCTGCCGCCGGCCCTCGCCGGGGCGTGGATGGCGGCGCGCCGGACCAGCTCCTCGCCCCCGAGGGCGAGCTGGGGAGGGCCGAGCAGGGCCGCCCCGGCGTAGTGCTCGCCGGCCAGCACCCGCCCCACGAAGGCCGGGGGCGCAAGGGGCGCCCCGGCGGATGCGGGCAGCAGGGCGCGGCCGGCGGCGTCGACGAGGACGAGGAGATCGAGGCCCTCGCGACGGCGCACGGCGTCGAGTTCCTCTCCCAGGTGGTCCAGCTCCCCGAAGGCGAGGTGGACGGCCAGGTCGGGGACGTTGGCGGTGAGCCGGACGATGTCGGCGACCCGCGCCTCTTCGTTCTGGAGCAGCGCCCGGGCGGCGCCCAGGTCGGTGCGCACCTTGTTCTGGGCCTCGTCGACGATCCAGCCGTTGATGAGGTGGTATGCGCCGAAGGCCACCAGCAGCAGGATACTGGCCAGCGGCACCACCGCCGCCAGGGTCAACTTGCCCCGGATGGAGAGGGGGGGGAGGCGGAGGAAGGTCATTCGGCGGGCTCCCCGTCGTCGGGGCGCAGGCCGAACTCCTTGATCTTGCGGTCGAGGGTCTTGCGGGTGATGCCGAGCAGCTCGGCGGTGCGGCTCTTGTGCCAGCGGGTCTGCCGAAGGCCGCGGATCACCTGGATGCGCTCGGCCGCCCGCAGGCTCATCACCGGGCCGCTTTCGGTGCCTGCGGCCTGGCCCGGTTCGCTCACCTTCAGGGGCAGGGCGTCGAGGCCGATCTCCTCGTCGCGGGCGAGGATGACGCCGCGCTCGATGACGTTTTCCAGCTCCCGCACGTTGCCGGGCCAGTGGTAGCGGCGCATGGCCCGGAGCGCCTCTTGGGAGATGCCCCGCACCCGGTGCCCGGTCTTGGCGGCACTCTTGACCAGAAAGTGTTCGGCCAGGGGCTCGAGGTCCTCGGGGCGCTCCCGCAGGGGCGGCAGATCGAGGGCGATGACGTTGAGGCGGTAGTAGAGATCCTCGCGGAAGTTGCCCTCGGCGACCTCCTTCTCGAGGTCCTTGTTGGTGGCGGCGACGAAGCGCACGTCGACGTTGCGGGGACGGGTGGCGCCGACGGGGATGAACTCCCCTTCCTGCAGCACCCGCAGCAGTTTGGCCTGCAGGGCGGCGCTGACGTCCCCGACCTCGTCGAGAAAGAGGGTGCCGCCGTCGGCCTCGTCGAGCAGCCCCTTCTGCGCCTGGACCGCCCCGGTGAAGGCGCCCTTGACGTGGCCGAAGAGCTGGCTCTCGAGCAGGGTCTCGGAAAGGGCGGCGCAGTTGATGGCGACGAAGCGGTTCTGCGCCCGCGGGCTGTGGTAGTGGACCGCCGCGGCGATCAGCTCCTTGCCTGTGCCGCTCTCGCCCAGGACCAAGACGCTCGAGTGGCTCTCGGCCACCCGCAGGGCCAGCTGGTAGACCTCGCCGAAGCGGCGGCTGACGAAGACCGGCGCGTTGGGGAGCTGGCGGTCCTGCAGCTCCTTCTTGAGCTGCAGGTTCTCCTCGCGCAGCTGCTTCTGCTCCAGGGCGTTGCGTACCAGGGCCGAGAGCTTCTCCTGGGGGAAGGGCTTGGTCATGTAGTCGTAGGCCCCCAGCTTCATCGCCTCGACCGCCGACTCGATGGTGCCGTGGCCGGTCATCATGATCACCGGCATCTCCGGCAGCGCCTTCTTGACCCGGTTCAGGACCTCGATCCCCTCCATCTCCGGCATCTTGATGTCGAGCAGCAGCAGGTCCCCGGGGGGATCGGCCTCCTTGATGACCCGCAGCATCTCCAGCGGGCTGGCGTAGGCCGCTACCCCGTAGCCCCAGCCGCCGAGCATCTTGGTGAGGTAGCGGCGCATCCCCTCCTCGTCGTCGCAGATGATAATTCTGTGTCCCATGTGTGTTCCTCTTGTAAAGTCCGGTGTCCCGTTATTCTAATCGGAAACACCCCTTGAATAATAGCAGTTTACCTGAAACCTATAAAAGCTGTCTCACGCCCGTTCGCTTCCGCTCTCTCAAGACGCAAAGACGCAAAGGAAAAGCAGGTTCAAATGCTTCTATTGGGGTTAAAAGCCTTCCCCTGGTCGCCGGGGGGGGGGCGAGTCCCCGCGACTTTTCGACATTAACAGCAAAACCAGGGAAAGGCGGCCTCACGCCCGTTTGCTGCGCTCTCTCAAGACGCCAAGGCGCAAAGAACTTCTTGACCCCGTCTCACGCCCGCTCGCTGCGCTCGCTCATGGCCGCAAAGGTAGCTAAGGAAAAGCAGGTCCAAAGCTTCCTTTTGGGTTAAAAGCCTTCCCCCGTTCGCCGCCGCCGAAGCGGAGTGGATGAATCCGGGAAAACGCGGGCGAATGTCCGAAGCCGCAAGGCAAGTTTTCGCCCGCGCCGGATTCATCTGCGCAGCGGAGGGGACCCGCTGTCGCCTTCGGCGATGGCGGGCAAGGCGTCCGGGGCGCCCTTGGGTCCAGGGGGTTGGGCGGTCAACCCCCTGGTCGCCTGCGGGGGCGAGTCCCCGCGGTCTTCTTCATGTTCACCCCAAAAAGCCAAATCGGTCTCACGCCCGTTCGCTTTGCTATCTCAAGACGCAAAGGCGCAAAGAAATTCTTGAAACCCGGCTCACGCCCGCTCGCTGCTCTCGCTCATGGTCGCAACGGTCGCTAAGGAAAAACAGGTCCAAATGCTTCTATTGGGGTTTAAAGCCTTCCCCTGGTCGCCGGGAGGGGGGAGGCCCCGCGTTTTGGGTCGTCATTCCGTCGAAAAGTCCCCTCAAAACCGATGAAATACCGACGGTCCTGAACCTTCCGGACCGGTCCGCGGTTCGGCAACCTCCCCCCGACGGGTCAAAAGTACCCACTCACCGGAAAAAAGTATCCACTCCTCGGAAGAAAATACCCCCTTTCGGTGGCCCGAAGCGCCCTGTTCCCTTCGGCCCCAAAACGGCATTTTGCCAATCTCGCCTTTGATAACCGCCAGTTGCGGAAACGCGTATANCGTATACCCCTTGGCATATCCCTTGCCAAGGGTCAATGCATCGTTTGCGCCATGACCCCCGCGGTCAAAATCCATATACAGGAGATGAGTAGATGGGAGTTTCACGAAGAGATTTTCTCAAGGGGGGCGGGGTAGCCGCCGCCGGTCTGGCCCTGTCGGGCAAGCCGGCCGGGGCCGCCGACACGGTTCCCGGTCTGAGGACCAAGGGCCTGAAGACGTCGACCACGATCTGCCCCTACTGCGCCGTCGGCTGCGGGCTGATCGTGCACACCAAGGACGGCAAAATCGTCAATATCGAGGGCGACCCCGAGCATCCGATCAACCAGGGCTCCCTCTGCTCCAAGGGGAACGCCCTGTTCCAGGTGGCCAACAACGAGCGGCGCCTGACCAAGGTGCAGTACCGTGCGCCCGGCAGCGCCAAGTGGGAAGAGAAGTCGTGGGACTGGGCGATGGAGCGGATCGCCAAGCTGATGAAGGAAACCCGCGACCGCAACTTCGTCAAGACCGAAAAGATCGACGGCAAGGAGTACACCGTCAATCGCAACGACGGCATGGCCATGATCGGCGCCGCGGCGCTGGACAACGAGGAGTGCTACCTGCTCGGCAAGTTCGGCCGGGCCATGGGGGTCGGCTACATCGAACACCAGGCGCGAATCTGACACAGCGCTACCGTCGCCGGTCTGGCGGCTTCCTTCGGTCGTGGAGCAATGACCAACCACTGGATCGATATCCAGCATTCCGATGTCATCCTGTGCATCGGTTCGAACCCCGCAGAGAACCACCCGATTTCCTTCAAGTACGTGGAAAAAGCGATGGACGGCGGCGCCAAGCTGATCTCCGTCGATCCGCGCTACACCCGGACCTCGTCCAAGTCGGACACCTACGCCCAGCTGCGTCCGGGTACCGATATCGCCTTCATGGGCGGCTTGATCAATTACGTCCTGAACAACGACCTGATTCACAAGGATTACGTGGTCAACTACACCAACGCCGCCTTCCTGGTCAGTGACGACTTCAAGTTCGACGACGGCCTCTTTTCCGGCTACGACTCCGAAAGCTTCCGCTACGACAAGGAGACCTGGGCCTACCAGATGGGCAAGGACGGCAACCCCCTGCGCGACGACAGCCTGCAGCATCCGCGCTCCGTCTACCAGTTGCTGAAGAAGCACTACGCCCGCTACACCCCGGAGAAGGTCTGCGAGATCACCGGGACCGCGGTTCAGGACTACATGGAAGTGGCCCGCACCTTCTGCTCTACCGGCAAGGCGGGCAAGGTGGCGACCATCATGTACGCCATGGGGACCACCCAGCACACCCACGGCACCCAGAACGTTCGCTCCTACGCCATGCTGCAGCTGCTGCTCGGCAACGTCGGCCTCGCCGGCGGCGGGATCAACGCCCTGCGCGGCGAATCGAACGTCCAGGGATCGACCGATTACGCGATCCTCTACCACATTCTCCCCTGCTACCTCAAGGTTCCGACCTACGACAACGCTTCCCTTTCGGCCTACAACGAGAAGTGGACCCCTAAGACCAACGACAAGCAGAGCGCCAACTGGTGGAGCAACACACCCAAGTACATGGCCAGCCTGCTCAAGGCGTACTGGGGCGACGCGGCGACCGCCAAGAACGATTTCTGCTACGACTACCTTCCGAAGCGCAGCGGCAACTACTCCTACATCAAATTGATGGAACGTCTCCAGGACGGCGGATTCGAAGGGATGGTCTTCATGGGGACCAACCCGATCGTCGGCGGCCCCGATGCCGGCGCCATCGCCAAGGGGATGGACAACCTCAAGTGGCTGGTCGCAGCCGACCTGTGGGAGACCGAAAGCTCTGTGTTCTGGAAGCGCCCCGGCGTGGACCCGAAGACGATCGACACTGAGGTCTTCCTGCTGCCGGCAGCCTCCTCGGTGGAGAAGGAGGGTTCGATTTCCAACTCCGGCCGCTGGGCCCAGTGGCGCTACAAGGCTGTCAACCCTCCCGGCCACGCCGAGAGCGACGCCTATATGCTCGACCAGTGGGTCAAGAAGCTGAAGGAACTGTACGAAAAAGACGGCGTCTTCCCCGGCCCGATCACCGATCTGGCCTGGGATTACGGCGACGGCCACGAGCCGGACATCGACCTGGTCGCCCGCGAGTGCAACGGCCGCTTTACCCGCGACGCCGTGGTCAAGGGCAAGTCCTTCAAGAAGGGCCAGCAGGTGCCGAGCTTCGCCTACCTGCAGGCCGACGGTTCGACCACCAGCGGCAACTGGCTCTACTGCAACTCGTACACGGAAGCAGGCAACATGATGAAGCGCCGCGGCCAGGACGACCCGACCGGCATGGGCTTCTACCACGAGTGGGCCTGGTGCTGGCCGGTCAACCGCCGCGTCCTCTACAACCGCGCCTCGGTCGATCTGAACGGCAAGCCGTGGAACCCGGAGAAGCCTGTCATCAGCTGGAACAAGCTGACCCGCAAGTGGGAGGGCGACGTCCCCGACGGCGGCTGGGCGCCGATGAGCGAGGACGGCACCAAGAATCCCTTCATCATGATCGCAGAGGGTTACGGCCGTCTGTTCGCTGCCGGTCTGGCCGACGGGCCGTTCCCCGAGCACTACGAGCCGATGGAGAGCCCGGTCGTCAACGAGATGTCGTCCCAGCAGAGCAACCCCGCGGTGGCGACCCCCGGCAAGATCGACAACAGCGGCAAGTACCCCTACATCGGCACCACCTACCGGGTCTCCGAGCACTGGCAGGCGGGCGCCATGACACGCAACCTGCCCTGGCTGGTGGAGCTGGTCCCCGACATGTTCATCGAGATCAGCGAGCAGCTCGCCAAGTGGAAAGGCCTGAAGAACGGCGACATGGTCACCATCAGCTCCGAGCGCGGCTCCATCGAGGCGCGGACCCTGGTCACGGCCCGCATCAAGCCGCTGCGTGTCTCCGGCAAGATGGTCGAGCAGGTCGGCCTGCCCTGGCACTTCGGCTTCAACGGACTGGCCACTGGCGGCAGCGCCAACATGCTGACCACGGCCACCGGCGACGCCAACACCACCATCCCTGAATATAAAGCGTTCCTCTGCAATATCGAGAAAGGAGGGATCACGTCATGAGCAAACGGAACAACGCCTTCCTGATCGATATGACCAAGTGCACCGGCTGCCGCGGCTGTCAGGTGGCCTGCAAACAGTGGAACCAGCTGGAGGCGGAGAAGACCGAGTTCTTCAGCGGCGAAGGCTACCAGAACCCGCCGGCGATGTCGGAATACACCTACACCCGGATCAAGTTCCGCGACTACGAGAAGAACGGCCAGAACGAGTTCGCCTTCTACAAAGAGATGTGCATGCACTGCAACGACCCGGCCTGCGCCTCGGTCTGCCCGGTGGGCGCCTTCCAGAAGACGGACGAGGGCCCGGTGGTTTACAAGGCCGACCGCTGCATCGGCTGCCGCTTCTGCATGATCGCCTGCCCCTTCGGCATCCCCAAGTACGAATGGAGCAAGGGGCTGCCGCTGGTGAAGAAGTGCACCGGCTGCTACAGCCGGGTCAAGGAGGGGTTGCAGCCGGCCTGCGCCACCACCTGCCCGACCGCGATCACTTACGGCCCCCGCGAGGAGATGATCAAGGAGGCCGAGCGGCGCCTGCGGCAGCACCCGGACAAGTACATCCGCAAGGTCTACGGCAAGGAGGAAGCGGGGGGGACGACCGTCATCTACCTGACCAATCTCCCCTTCGACGAGCTCGGCTTCAAGCCGGTCACCCTGCGCCCGCTGCCCGGCTACACCTGGCAGGCGCTGCGTTTCGTCCCGGCGGCGTTCCTTACGGTCGGCGGCGGACTGTCGGCCATTTCCTGGTTCACCCATCGCAAGGACCGCCTGAAGAAAGAACGCGAAGAGATGGCGGCCGAGGCCGGCGAGCCGAAGGAGGAGAAGTAAATGACTGCCGCAAGACGTGTTGTCAATGAAATCAAGGGCTACCACCGCTTCGTCAAGTTCCTGATCCTGCTGGTCGTTGTCGCCGCGCTGGCCTCCCTGGCCCGCTTCGCCTTCGGCCTGGGCGCCACCACCAACATGAACGACACCTACCCCTGGGGGCTGTGGATATCCTTCGACGTGGTGACGGCCGTGCCCCTGGCGGCCGGCGCCTTCACCCTCGGCGCGATCGTCCACTGCTTCGGCATAAAAAAGCTCGAACCGCTGGTCCGGCCGGCCATCGTCACCGGCTTCCTCGGCTACTCGCTGGTCTGCGTCGGCCTGGTCCTCGACCTCGGCCAGCCCCACAAGGGGTGGCACGTGCTGCGCTACTGGAACCTGCACTCGCCGATGTTCGAGGTCGCCATGTGCGTCATGGCCTACACCACCGTGCTCTTCCTCGAGTTCCTCTCGCCGGTGGCGGAAAAGTTGGGCTGGCACGTCCCCCTGCGGGTCCTGCGCTGGCTCGAGATGCCCCTGGTGATCCTGGCCGCGGCCATCTCCACCCTGCACCAGTCGTCGCTCGGCACCTTCTTCCTGATCGCCGTCGACAAGCTCCACTCCCTCTGGTACAACCCGCTGCTGCCGCTCCTTTTCTGGGTCAGCGCCATCAGCACCGGCATGTGCATCATCATCATCGAGGCGACCGCCTGCCACAAGTGGATGGGGCAGCCCAACGAGGGGGTCCTGCTGCGCACCCTGGCCAAGATCCTCCCCTGGCCCCTCGGCCTCTACCTCGCCCTGCGGGCCTACAGCCTGCTCGCCCTCTCCGAGGGGCCCTTCTTCGACCAGCCGGTGCTGACCCTTCTCTTCATCCTGGAGCTGGGCGTCGGCTTCGTCCTGCCCTTCGTCATGTTCACCCAGAAGTCGGTGCGCAACGACGACCGGCGCCGGACCATCGCCGCCTCCCTGGTGATCTTCGGCCTGGTGCTCAACCGCTTCAACGTGTCGATGTTCGGGATGATGGACCCCAACCAGATCTACTACCCCTCCCTGATCGAGTCGCTGGTCACGATCGGCATCATCGCGGCGCACATCCTCTTCTTCGTGCTGATCGCCAAGTACTTCCCGATCTTCGAGCACCACCCGGAGACCGTCGACTACTCCCTGCCGGACCGCCTGCGCAAGATCGAGGGCAAGCCGGCCGCCGAAGCCTGACCTGCCGCCTGCCCCCCGCCCTCCGGGCGGGGGACAGGCCCCCGGGATTGTTCATGATGAAGTCCACCTATCGATACGAAAAGGGGAGACTGGTGCCGCGCTCCTGCGGCGTGGTCGAGGAGTTCCCCGTACGGCTGAAGATCAACGGAAAGCCGCTGGCGACCCTGGTCGCCTCGCCCCACCGCCTCAACTTCCTGATCGCAGGTTTCCTGCGCCTGCAGGGGTTCGTCGACTCCCTCGACGACGTCCTCACCCTGGGGGTGTGCGCCGACTTCGGCTACGCCGATGTCCGGCTGAAGACGGAGGTGCCGGAGAACCTGGCGCCGACGTTGACCTCGGGCTGCGGCACCGGCATCAGCTTCAATCTCGATCTGGAGAAAGTCGCGCCCTGCCGGGACGCCGGCAGCTTCAGCGCCGACGAGGTCTTCGCCCTGATGCGCGAACTGGGGGAGCGGACCGAGCGCTACCGCAGCCACGGCGGCATCCACTCGGCGGCCGTCGGCGATCGTGACGGCCTGCTGCTCTACGCCGAGGACATCGGCCGCCACAACACCCTCGACCGCATCGCCGGCGAGGCCCTGTTCAAGGGGATCGACCTGCGCGGCCGAATGCTGGTGACCTCGGGAAGGGTTTCGACCGAGATGGTCGCCAAGGCGGCCCGGCTCGGGGTCGCCCTGATCGCCTCGCGCACCTCGCCGACCGACCGCGCCATCGAGCTGGCCGAGCAGGCCGGCATCTGCCTGCTCGGCTACGTGCGGGGCCAGAATCTCAACATCTACTCCCACCCCGAGCGCCTCGCCCTGCCAGCACCGCAGCACAAGATCGCCGGGGTCACCGGGGTGATCCTTGCCGGCGGCGAGAGCAGCCGCATGGGTAGCGACAAATCGCTGCTGCCGATCTACGGAGCGCGTTTCATCGACCACGTCTACCGCACCCTCGACGCCCTGTTCGAGGAGGTGATCATTGTCACCAACAGTCCTGACCTCTACTCCGGGATCGACTGCCGCAAGGTGCCCGACATCTACTACGCTCAGGGCTCGCTGGCCGGCATACACTCGGGGCTCTGCCACGCGCGCAGCGACAAGGTTTTCGTCGCCGCCTGCGACATGCCCTTTCTCAACCCCGAGGTGGTCCGTTCCCTGTGCGAGCGGGCCGGCCATGACGACGTGGTCATCCCGGTGCACGGAGAGGGCGCAGAGCCGCTGCACGCCCTCTACAGCAAGGCCTGCATCGCGCCGATGAAAGAGGCGCTCGACCTCGGGAAGAAGCGGATCATAAGCTTCTTCCCGCAGGTAACGGTCGACGAAGTCGATACCGCGCAGTGGCGGGCCCTCGATCCGGAGGGGCTGTCGCTGCAAAACATCAACACCCCGGAGGAGTACTACCGCCTGCGCGACACGCTGATCCCGACCGCGCCACGGCAGGTCTGCAGCCAGGAGGGCTGAGACTCCGGCAACAACTGAATTCGTTCTCCGAACCGCGCGACCTAAAGGTCAACTCCCAGGGACGCGCGGTCGATGGGTCTCGCTGGAAACGGCTCGGCCTCCCGCTTGGAAAGGAGAGCCCTTGAACAACCGCGGCAGAGTTGTGTCGTGGCGAGGGGCCTTTCCATGCGGAAAGGCCCTTTGTCGTTTCAACAACACGCAGAAGCGAAAGGAACAACCGATGCGACCGTACCGCCTGCTGCTCACCACCCTTGCCCTGCTGTTGCTCGCCCAACCGGCCTTGGCCACCGAGCACCTGCGCCTCGCCACCACCACCTCCACCGACAACTCCGGGCTGCTGAGCGCCCTGCTCCCCCCCTTCGAGCAGGCCAACGACTGCAAGGTCGACGTGATCGCCGTCGGCACCGGCAAGGCGCTCAAGCTTGGAATGGCCGGCGATGTCGACGTGATCCTGGTCCACGCCCGCGCCCGCGAGGACAAGTTCGTCGCCGAGGGCTTCGGTATCGACCGCCGCGACGTGATGTTCAACGACTTCGTGATTCTCGGACCGAAAAACGACCCGGCCGGCATCAAGGGGCTCAAGGATGCCGCCAAGGCGCTGGAGAAGATCGCAGCAGCCGAGGCGACCTTCGTCTCGCGCGGCGACGACTCGGGCACCCACACCAAGGAGCGGGGTCTCTGGAAAGGCGCACGTATCGAACCCGCGGGAGACTGGTACCTCGAGGCGGGACGCGGCATGGGGAATGTGATCACCATGGCCGACGAGCGCCAGGGGTACACCCTCTCGGACCGCGGCACCTACATCGCCATGAGCGGCAAGGTCGATCTGGAGGTGGTCGTCGAAGGGGACAAGGTGCTCTTCAACCCCTACGGGGTGATCCCGGTCGATCCCCAAAAGCACCCGCACGTCAAGCATGCCCTGGCGCAGAAATTTGCGGAATACCTGACCTCGGAGCAGGGGCAAAAGCTGATCGCAGGTTTTCGCAGACACGACCAGCAGCTCTTCTTCACCTATTGATCGGAGCCATCGG comes from Desulfuromonas sp. and encodes:
- the fdhD gene encoding formate dehydrogenase accessory sulfurtransferase FdhD codes for the protein MMKSTYRYEKGRLVPRSCGVVEEFPVRLKINGKPLATLVASPHRLNFLIAGFLRLQGFVDSLDDVLTLGVCADFGYADVRLKTEVPENLAPTLTSGCGTGISFNLDLEKVAPCRDAGSFSADEVFALMRELGERTERYRSHGGIHSAAVGDRDGLLLYAEDIGRHNTLDRIAGEALFKGIDLRGRMLVTSGRVSTEMVAKAARLGVALIASRTSPTDRAIELAEQAGICLLGYVRGQNLNIYSHPERLALPAPQHKIAGVTGVILAGGESSRMGSDKSLLPIYGARFIDHVYRTLDALFEEVIIVTNSPDLYSGIDCRKVPDIYYAQGSLAGIHSGLCHARSDKVFVAACDMPFLNPEVVRSLCERAGHDDVVIPVHGEGAEPLHALYSKACIAPMKEALDLGKKRIISFFPQVTVDEVDTAQWRALDPEGLSLQNINTPEEYYRLRDTLIPTAPRQVCSQEG
- a CDS encoding substrate-binding domain-containing protein, producing MRPYRLLLTTLALLLLAQPALATEHLRLATTTSTDNSGLLSALLPPFEQANDCKVDVIAVGTGKALKLGMAGDVDVILVHARAREDKFVAEGFGIDRRDVMFNDFVILGPKNDPAGIKGLKDAAKALEKIAAAEATFVSRGDDSGTHTKERGLWKGARIEPAGDWYLEAGRGMGNVITMADERQGYTLSDRGTYIAMSGKVDLEVVVEGDKVLFNPYGVIPVDPQKHPHVKHALAQKFAEYLTSEQGQKLIAGFRRHDQQLFFTY